ttctttgtttttttctattgacCCTCAGTCTTAATGCTGTTGTCCAAATAACATTCTGAAGCATAGCTCTAACATGCCAGTGCTCTTTACTAAAACCTCAGTGACTCCCAACTGCCTGTGGAAGATAATCCAAATTCCCTGGCTGATCAGGCGAGACCCTTCCTGATGTGACTGTGTAAACTGTCTGCCTCCTCTTCTCATGATCCCCATGTGCTAACCAAACTGAGCTACAGCATGCCTTAGATATTTCTGCCTCAGCTAATCACCTGACATACCTTCTCCTGGCATTTTGCCTGTTGAAATCCCGGTCTATCCTTATTTTACCTCTTTAAGGAACTTTTCAGgttctatcatttattttaacGACTTGATAACTTGTTTTAGCTCACTTCACCCCACAGTAAGTTTTCAGCAATCCAAAGGCAGAAACCACACttcatttatctttgttttctctgaCTTAGCACACTCCTAGAGAAACTTGAACTGAATTAAATCAGATTGAGACTCAGTTCAGAAATCACTTTCTCAACTCATGCTCATAGATTTTTACAGGTGGAAATCACCTGAGCAAATCATCTGatttttacaagtgagaaaaaaCAAGGGTCACAGAGGTGAAGTTACTTGCCCAGTCTGTCCTAGCTGCCCTTGCCTTTGTTTGCACTATTCTGGTGATACTACTTGCAACCTTGTCTTAGAAGGGTCTGTTTTCACGTCGCCTCTCCCTTCCTGAATATAAGCGTCTTAACCTCGACACATTGCTCCCTAGGTGATTTTAGTTTGTCATTTTGATACTGGAAATGTAGATTGGGAGTAGTTGGTTTCAGCAAATGTGTAGGTGGACTGCCTGAATGGCCATCAGGTGGCGACACTGCAGGCAGACTCCAACCCAAAGTTGAAGAATGAAACTTAATATCAAGGCTGGAAGGAACCTTCCAGACCATCCAATccagcctctcttttttttttttgcagcaaagAAACCAGGAAACAGAGACAGGAGTGACTTGTTCAATAACTTTGAGTGGCAAATGACTCATCAACTTCATTGGCACAAGAGCATTGACTTTGAAGTTGTAAAGCAAGTTACTGTGTGTTTGGGACTCTGATTGCCAGCTGATAACCTAATACGAATACTGTTTTGTATGTCTAGATCAAATGATGCTGTTTGGAAAAATTTCCCAGCAGTTGTGTGGCTTAAAGAAACTCCCATGGTCATGTGACTGCAGATACTTCTGGGGCTGGTTGAATGCAGTGTTTAATAAGTAAGTTACTCTAAGGTGAAGAAACATGGTAATTATTATAACTGATGAGTTTCCAGTAGCTAATTTGGTTATTTCTTGTatgtcaaatatcttttttttgtaCAGTTTGTGCAATATGATCCTAATTTTGTTTAATaacaaaacatacatacaaacattgAATAAAGAccagaaaatattaacattactaatataaaatattaactaattgGGTTCCAGTCAAGATTTCagtgatttttgttatttgtccTTTCCATACCATTcaagttttctaaaatgaaaggGATCTTAAGAGATGTAGTTAGCCTTTTAAATACTACCATGGGgactcaagtttttaaaaagtgggtggCATGCTTTGAAATGtcattttgaggggtgcctgagtggctcagtcagctaagcgtctgactcttgatatcaactcaggtcatgatctcattgtttgtgagttcaagcctgtgtcgggctccactgtcagtgtggagcctgcttgggattctgtctctcccttgctctctgtccctaccccacttgctctctctttctctctctctctccctgtattaaaataaacatttaaagatttaaaaaaacgaaATATCATTTTGAAACTAATGAAACTCATCTGCTTGTTGCTTAATACAGCTTTAATACCACCAACTAGCGAGAAAggcaaatgtaaaaattaaataattaaaaattaatgacattAATTTGAACAGATTtgaaattattccattttatcttttatcattaaaaaaaaaaaaacaataacccaGTATAGTCGTTCATTCAACACGTAGTTACTGAGTACCTCCTGGTGTCAAGCACTGTGCTACATGTGAATCAATGAAGGTACATGTCTGCCTGATAAACTCATATACAAACAATAGGCCTAGACAGAGTTCACttgggaacaaaagaaaaacaaaaaagggagccGGAAGAGCCCTCATGTTTTTTTACATGACTCTCACGAGTATACTTCCCTCCCTCTCAGTCATTTGAAAGGAAAAGTTGTTGCCGTACTGTATTTATGTTGACGGACTGCCATTAAGCAGCTAGCGATTATACTAAAAACGaactatttttgttctttgccGACAGAGTGGATTATGAACGCATCAGGGATGTGGGACCCGATAGGGCAGCATCGGAGTGGCTGCTGCGCTGTGGGGCCATGGTGCGCTACCACGGCCAGGAGAGGTGGCAGAAGGACTACAACCACCTCCCCACAGGACCTCTGGACAAGTACAAGATTCAGGCAATTGATGCCACCGACTCTTGTATCATGAGCATTGGATTTGATTACATGGGTAACTACCCTGTCATTTGCTTATGAGAAACGGAGGTGCTTTGCAGTGACATTTTGTTGCAGTTGATTCACTGTTACAGTCAGAGGTGTGTCCTTTTTTGCCCTTGTCAGTACAATCCAGCTTGTTTTTTcctgtgtatgatttttttaattaaatagatATTACAAacaccttcctctcctttctccttccactaAGCTTATCTCTACATGCCTTTATTTTGTGCTTATTGGTTTAAAATTCAAGGCCTGGTTTATCAAACTGTCAAATTTCTGTCATTTGAGAAACCCTCAATAATGTGAGAATAATTGTACACATACAGCTTTTGCTGGTGTGGGCCCTTCTTTCCTCCAGTACATGGGCATCTGATTACAGAATGGACCTATATTATATAGTGAATAGTTTGTATGGTTAATAGGGTGACTAATCATCCAAGTTTTCCTGGGGACTGAGAGGTTTCTGAGGACATAGGATTTCCAATCCTAAAACCAGAATAGTCCTAGGCAAACTAGGATAGTTGGTTATCTTAATGGTAAAGCAGAttcttaaaatgtatcttttatctCCTAGAGGGCCTACAGCATGTTGAAAAAATAAGGCTATGCAAGTGTCATTATATCGAGGATGACTGTTTGGAGAAACTTGGTAAActtgaaaatttacaaaagagcgtattggaaatggaaataatttcatGTGGGAATGTCACAGACAAAGGCATCATTGCTTTATATCACTTAAGGTAGGTGGTCAGTGCCAAAGTGGAAACTTGATAATGTTAAAAGTgaataattagaatttaaattttaaaaaactttaagtaaactctacccacaacatggggctccaactcacaaccccaaggtcaagagttgcatgctttaccaactgagccagacaggttcCCTgaataattagaatttaaaacaattaagaGGTGGaggctttttttaaattcagaaaaatataagaaaatgacttaactttcttacaaaataaaacagttaaaactATCAACCTTAATACattgttttattgcatttttaagggggcatcttctttaaaaagtaaatgtacatCAAGCATCTAGCATGGTGACTGCTACAATAGGCCATCAATGGGCATTTGCCATTATCCTTCCTGTCCATCTTTTGAAGAATTTTTCCTGATGTTCTGACAATAACCTCAGTCAGTATCACAGAAAGTTTgagaaattttaagttaattttttttagtaatctctgtacccaccctgaggttcaaacccacgaccccaagatcaagagtctcaacgctctactgactgagtcagccaggttcccccacccccacttttaagtttattttttttttagtagagaaATTTTAAGCATCAGAACCAAAAGTAGTAGACTGTCTCTTATATTAGTTGAAGGTTTGAAGCTTCATCTTTTAATGAAGTTCTTTTAAgaactttcccatttttttttcttgtctggatTAAGATTCATATTTAGTGTTTCACATGCAAAGGAGTTCTATGGCATAATACATATACTGTATTTGGAAAGATTCTGCTAGAATTACTGATATAATTCAGAACAACTCAACTTTCCAAAGTCTGGCTTAGCTCCTAGaatgaatttcatttaaaatagcactcttggggcgcctgggtggcgcagtcggttgagcgtccgacttcagccaggtcacgatctcgcggtccgggagttcgagccccacgtcaggctctgggctgatggctcagagcctggaacctgtttctgattctgtgtctccctctctctctgcccctcccccgttcatgctctgtctctctctgtcccaaaaataaataaacgttgaaaaaaaaaaaaaattaaaaaaaaaaaaatagcactctTAACACTACTGTTCTAAAAGTCATTTTGAAAGTATAGTGTAATATAAACACATTCTATGTGCAATGTTTTTTAGGCCAGTGAATACAGTTTATTGTTCATGCTATAAGAGTAAAGGCAAAACCAaagtagcttttttttccttctctttttgcagaaacctgaaatatttattgttaAGTGATCTTCCTgg
This window of the Prionailurus viverrinus isolate Anna chromosome B3, UM_Priviv_1.0, whole genome shotgun sequence genome carries:
- the DMAC2L gene encoding ATP synthase subunit s, mitochondrial isoform X3 → MMLFGKISQQLCGLKKLPWSCDCRYFWGWLNAVFNKVDYERIRDVGPDRAASEWLLRCGAMVRYHGQERWQKDYNHLPTGPLDKYKIQAIDATDSCIMSIGFDYMEGLQHVEKIRLCKCHYIEDDCLEKLGKLENLQKSVLEMEIISCGNVTDKGIIALYHLSHHQEAWKKAASVIPLPILPAGLPQVIT
- the DMAC2L gene encoding ATP synthase subunit s, mitochondrial isoform X1, whose product is MMLFGKISQQLCGLKKLPWSCDCRYFWGWLNAVFNKVDYERIRDVGPDRAASEWLLRCGAMVRYHGQERWQKDYNHLPTGPLDKYKIQAIDATDSCIMSIGFDYMEGLQHVEKIRLCKCHYIEDDCLEKLGKLENLQKSVLEMEIISCGNVTDKGIIALYHLRNLKYLLLSDLPGVREKENLIRAFKTALPSLELKLDLNHHQEAWKKAASVIPLPILPAGLPQVIT
- the DMAC2L gene encoding ATP synthase subunit s, mitochondrial isoform X2, which codes for MMLFGKISQQLCGLKKLPWSCDCRYFWGWLNAVFNKVDYERIRDVGPDRAASEWLLRCGAMVRYHGQERWQKDYNHLPTGPLDKYKIQAIDATDSCIMSIGFDYMEGLQHVEKIRLCKCHYIEDDCLEKLGKLENLQKSVLEMEIISCGNVTDKGIIALYHLRNLKYLLLSDLPGVREKENLIRAFKTALPSLELKLDLK